From one Lycium ferocissimum isolate CSIRO_LF1 unplaced genomic scaffold, AGI_CSIRO_Lferr_CH_V1 ctg9740, whole genome shotgun sequence genomic stretch:
- the LOC132046186 gene encoding uncharacterized protein LOC132046186 translates to MDKCLTAALHDNMDISRIQDHARNLEESQQPQRGERELDRGYHKRDRSSGPIGDSGQARPPTPRCSKCRKLHWGQCRLGSDVCYTYGRPGYIMRERPSIGGSGRVQLLGSAAGSSSSIRPPGQGSQMPVSRGRGKEGAPSSSGPQHRIYAWGWVTGS, encoded by the exons atggataagtgcttgactgcgGCCCTTCatgacaatatggatatttctcgcattcaagaCCATGCccggaatttggaggaaagccaacaaccgCAAAGAGGTGAGCGTGAGCTTGACAGAGGTTATCATAAGAGGGATAGATCTTCAGGTCCGAttg GTGActcgggtcaggcaaggccacccaCGCCACGATGTTCTAAGTGCAGAAAgctacattggggccagtgtcgatTAGGCTCAGATGTTTGCTATACATATGGTCGGCCAGGCTATATTATGCGTGAGCgcccctcgattggtggtagTGGTAGGGTCCAGCTCTTAGGGTCAGCagctgggtcttcatcatctatacgccctccaGGGCAAGGTTCACAGATGCCAGTCAGCCGTGGTAGAGGCAAAGAaggagctcccagttctagtggccctcagcaccgtatttatgcatggGGCTGggtgacaggatcttga